The genomic interval tgaagtggaaggatcgcttgaggccaagagtttgaggatgcagtggggtgatgccactgtactccagcctaggcaatagagcaagactctttaaaaaaaaaaaaaaatcacccagaaaGGAGAATCTATTTAAAACAGGGTGGTCTCGGAAGGGCTCTCTAATGAGGAAATGTTAGCACAGAcatagaggaagaagaggagacaCACGAGGGCCAGGGGCAGGGTAGAGGCCAGCAGAGGGGAGTTAAGAGTCTCAAATGTTCAGGGAGCAGCAAGAGGTAGTGACTAAGTTGAGGAGGCCTATAGCTTGAACAGAGGGGCTATGAGAAAACCACTGCTAAATTGGGAGTAGAGGAGCATAAAGCACCTCAAGGCTTAATGGGCTTCTTCCTCTGGCTGCTGTGGGGGGCACTGACAGGAGACCAAGTctggtgtgggggggggggaaccacACAGTGGACCAGGAAGGAGCCTGTTACAATCATCCAGGCCACAGAAGACAGTGCCTCCAGCAGGGCTGATGGTGGTGGAGGCAGTAAGAAGTGGCCTCCCTAAGAAGTCCCTGCCACAGCCCAACTTCAGTGAGGCCCCTCAGATGACATGGATGTATTCTGAAGTTAGCATAGAAGGGACTGTGGCCATGGCAGGGACATGGGAGAAAAGGTTCAGGATGCTCAAGAGGCAACCACCCACTGGGCAGAGGGGCATTAGGGGCTTGAGTCCCGCTGGAGGCAGGATGGATACAGGTTCGGCACCTAAGAGAAGTCAGGAGGGTGTGGTGTCCAGGAGCAGAGGGAacagggtggtggtgatggtgagcTGTGTCTGAGGGTCCCCAGGTCCCTACCACTCGGATACTTTTGTGTGTTTGAGCCCCGCCTGATGGGCTCCCATGTCCCCTAGGAGAGCCAACAGGACTTCCGGACCCTCCAAGCAAAGTTCCAGGTCTCTCAGGCTGAGCCCAGTGAACTCCCCAAAAAACCCCCAAAGCCTGAGTTCAACAAACTCAAGAAGTTTCCTCCGCCTGAGCTAAGCGAGCAACCCAAGAAGCCCTTGCAACTTGAGTCCAGTGCAGTGTCCCTGAAGCCTCTGCAGCCTGAGTTCCCTGACCTCCCCAAGAAGCCTTCCAAACCAGAGTTCAGTGAACTTTCCAAGAAGTTCCCACAGCTCGAGGCCACTGAGTTCCCCAAGAAGCCCCCACAGCCTGAGTTTGCTGACCTCCCCAAGTCCCCACAACTGGATGGCACTCAATTTTCCAGGAAGTCCCCACAGCCTGAGGTCAGTGAGGCCCCTCGGAATGCCTTGCTACTGGAGCCCAGTACACTTGTCCTGAAGACCCTGCAGCCTGAGCTCTGCAAACCCGCCAGGCCCCCCTCAGAACCCAAATTCAGTGCATTCCCCAGAAAGTTACAACAGCCTGAATCCAGTGAGACCACCCTGAAGCCCTCACAGCCCAAGTTTAGTACCTTTCCCAAGAAGCCCCCACAGCCTGAGTTAAATGTGCACTCCAGAAAGCCCCCACAGCCTCAGGTCGGTGGCCTCCCTAAGAAGTCCCTGCCACAGCCCGACTTCAGTGAAGCCCCTCAGACGACGCTCTCAAAGCCTGAGTCCAGTGAGCTCCACCCCCAATCCCAGCAGCCCAATTTCAGTGCATTTCCCATAAAGACCCCCCAACCTCTGCTGAGTGACCTCCCCCAGAAGCCCTCACAGCCTCAGGTCAGTGGCCTCCCTAAGAAGTCCCTGCCACAGCCTGAGCTCAGTGAGGCCCCTCAGACGACCCTCTGGAAACCTGAGCCCAGTGAGCCCCAGCCCCTGTCCCCAAAGCCCAACTTCAGTTCCTttccaaaaaaacccccacagcCTGAATTCAATGCATACCCCAGAAAGCCCCCACAGCCTCAGGTCAGTGGCCTCCCTAAGAAGTCCCTGCCACAGCCCGACTTCAGTGAGGCCCCTCAGAGGACCCTCTCAAAGCCTGAGTCCAGTGAGCTCCACCCCCACTTCCCAAAGCCTGATTTCAACGCATTTCCCAAAAAGGCCCTGCAACCTCTGCTGAGTAACCTCCCCCAAAAGCCTCCGCAGCCTGAGTTTGGTGATCTTACCAGGACATCCTCAGAACCTGAAGTCGGTGTGCTTCCTAAGAGGCCACGGCAGCCAGAACTCAAAGTGCTTTCCAAGGCAGCCCTGCAGCCAGAGCTGGGCGGCCTCCCCAGGACATCCTCAGAGCCAGAGTTCAGCTCACTCCCCAGGAGGTTTCCGCAGCCTGAGGGCAGAAGGCCACCACGAAAGTTCTCACAGCCTGAGCCCAACAAGCACCTGCAGGCTGAGATTTTCTCCTATCTTCCCAGAAAGCCCCTGCTTCCCAGCTCCATTTCAGAGAGCTCACTACCCACCGCTGTTGCTGGCTCCAGCCACCCTGGGTTTGGAGCTGCTGGGACACCCCGCTGGAGGTCAGGAGGCCTCAAACCTGGTCAGCCACCCCGACGGAGGCCTCTGCCCTCTGTCAGCAGCCTGGGACCCCCTCCAGCAAAGCCCCCACTGCCTCCCAGCTCCTTGGACATCCAGAGCTTTCAGAGATTGTCCAGGGCAGCTGCAGGTGGGTCCGGGCAGGTGGGTGGCACAGGGACAGAGGAGGGGCTGAGGACCTCCCTCCTATACATATTTCTTCTCTCCCCCACAGATCTACACAGGACTCGTTCTTCTACTGGGATTCACTTCCAGGCCCCACAGTCTGAAGATATCCCACAGTGAGTGTGGGGAGTAAACATGGATGGGTGCAAGTTGTGGAGATGGGTGAGGCCTCATCTCAGGTATCCCTGCAGGGACTTGGAGGAGATCTATGAGACGTACAACGATGTGGAGCCCACAGACAACTCCAGCCCTAGCCCCAAAGGCAGAGGTTTGTTGGAGGCCTGCTCGGGAACCTGTGAAACATTTGTGGCAATGCAGTGTCTGCCACAATCCCAGTCCCTGATGGCTCCTGGCGGGTGGGACTTGTGATGATGGGCAGCCTAGAGGCCACAGCTAGTGAGAAGGCAGAGGCATAGACTGGGGCAGTGGCAGGAGGCCTGGGAGCAGTGAAGAAGTGAGAGGTCACAAGAATGCAGCAGAGCAAGAGCAGAGAACTCACAGAAGGGATGAATCCCAGGTTGTGAGGGCAGGCAGCAGAGCTGCCCCCTGGGGTGGAGACAAGGTGCCTGCTAGGCTCCACTTTAGACCTGCATATCCAAGGTCCCTGATGAGATGTCCAGTCAGGACTTGGGTCTGGAGCTCAGAGAAGGGCAGGTGTGGCGGCTCTTGCTCTGTCCAGGACACTGGGCAGCTCTGCCTTCAGGGCACTGTTCTTCTCTGAGGTCCCAAAGGACCCTTCTCATCTTCCTTCCAAGTGAGGGCAGGTTAAGGCCTTCATGAAAGCAAAGGGTTTTCCATGTAAGCACTTTGTGTGCACATCCCTGAATCTGCACCTGCCACCAAAGTAATGtcaccccattttatagatgtgagtTTGTGGATCTGTGAAGACCCAGCTCGCTCACAACCAGCACACAGAGCTGCAGGGTTGCCATCTATGGAAAGGTTTCCTGCAGGGGAACCCTCTCTCTCAAGCTCTGCCTTCAGCATGCTACTGTGCCTTGCCACCAGCCCCAGGTGCTGCTACAGAACCTGGCTGCAGTTGCTTCTTCCTGGGCCCCTTCTGCTTCTCCTAAGCTTTCCCCAGGAGCTGCTTACAACACCTCCCTATTAGCAAATAGCTTCCTGAAAGGGCTGCTCCTGCTTCCGCTCCAGGGGAGGCTCTGTGGCCTGAGTCTGGGGGCCACTCTTGGGGATGTGGATGACTGGCCCCACCCCTCCTGAGGTTAGGAACAGCGCCCTCTCCCCAAAGCCCAGGCACACCCAATCCCCATACTTGGCTCACTGTGTCACCAGACAACCTTCTCCTCATTCCTTGCCAATCACTGTTGCCTCACTTCCCTCTTGGTAATCATGTCTCAAGGGCAGCTTAGCCACTTGCAGGTCTATCCTATCACTGGTTGGGTGGGATGGGCTCCCAGCTCTGCTTCAGAGGTGGGGTTAGGGACAACAGGGCTCCTTTGCAGGGGGACAGGGCCCAGCCTTTCCCAGGAAATGAGCAGGCTTCATGGGGAAGACTGGCTTGCTCAGAGTGGTCCACTTGGGGTCATACTGCAGGCAAACCAAGGCTGTGTGGCAGCACCCAGGGAAGTACTCTGTTATGGTGGGTCTGTAGGATCCCTAAGGTGTGAGAGCCAAGTCTGCTCCTGGCTAGGTGACCAAGAGAGGCAGGAGCAGTTGGAGGTACTGTGGATGGCCAAGCACGGCATCCATCATGGTAGACAGGGATAACCTATGTACCCCTCCCTGAGCTGCTTGGAAGGAGGGACAGCTGGATGAAACGTCCAGAGTGATGCTCCAAGTCATTCAGAGGAGCAAAACTGGGGCCTGGGGTTCCAGATTCTTTACTTGTCTGGGGTTCCTGAAAGCCAGAAAAAACCTGCAACAAGGCTTATACACAGAAACCTGGTCATTTCCCAGGAATTGACAAAGAGGGCACAGGGTGCACCCTTATGCTGGGAGATCCCTTGGGTTCTACCCcagaggcattttattttattttattctccgAGACAgggtctatgtcacccttggtagagtgccatggcgtcacagctcacagcaacctcaaactcttacgcttaagcgattctcttgtctcagcctcccaagtaggtgggactacaggcgcctgccacaacgcccggctatttttttgttgcagttgtagtccaggctgggtttgaacccaccagccccggcatatgtggcgggcgccctacccactgagctacaggcgccgccccagaggcatttaaaaaaaattacttaaggcTGGttttggtggcacatgcctataattcttagcactttgggagtctgaggccggtggattgcctgagctcagttcaagaccagcctgggcaagaatgagaAACCCATCTTTAAAcctagctaggcgttgtggcgggcacctccctcttgggaggctgaaggaagaggatcacttgagcccaagagtttgaggttgctatgagctatgatgccacagcactctactgagggcaacaaagtgaaactctaagaaaaaactGTAACCTCGTGCCTCTCTTTGAGCTATGTTGTTATCCTACTGCTGAACAAATTGCCAGAAATCACTCCTCCTATTTCTAATTGTACCTACTCACCAACATCTCCCTGCCGTCCCCACTCTGCCTTATGTTTTCACCCAAATCTTGTTATAGTTTGCAAAACCTAAACTGCTCTAAAAGGTAGAATTGAAATGGGCCTAGTAAGTCGGTCCTGCCTCCATCACTGTGCAGCTTAGATTGCTCGTTTGACCTCTCTGGGCAAGCTGGGAATGACAGTATCACCTATTAGCATGAAAAATGCTCTGAGGGTCACAGCAAGTGAATGTAGCCCAGCAGTGTCTGCCACACCTAGCATGCAGCAGGAATTTAAGGAAACACAAGGCAACACACTAGAACTGATAACCCCCTGAGAAAGGGCTGGGGAAGGTGGGCAGCGAGGGGCTGAAAGGGGACCCGACACATGAAGGGCTCACTCAAGATCCAGCCACCAGGGTAGAGGTTAAGCCAATGGTGCCTGCCCTGACTTGTCACCCTGACCACTCCCAGGTGAAATGCCATGGACCCAGCAAGCCACCAGGAGACCATCACAAGACCCAGTACCCAGGTGCCACAGGGCAGagggggcaggacagggcagggtgAGCTCTGGGAGGACAGTGGATGGAGGCACCCACTTACAAGTATCCCAATTCCttgggatggggggtgggggttggggatcAGGAAGGAGAAAGCTTCCCAGCCACAGCACTTGCCACCCACGGACCCGAAGTTGCTGAAGCAGATAAGGAAGGCGGAGAAAGCTGAGAGAGAGTTCCGGAAGAAGTTCAAGGTGTGGGCCAAGCAACAGTTCTGGGAGGGCTGGGACCTGGGCCCCACAAATTTCATCCTCAGAAGATGGGTGCCAGGGGGGAATGAGCAAGAGCTCTGACATCTGACCCTCTAGTTTGAAGGGGAGATTGTAGTTCACACAAAGATGATGATCGACCCCAACGCCAAGACCCGCCGTGGGGGCGGCAAGCACCTGGGCATCCGGCGTGGGGAGATCCTGGAAGTGATCGAGTTCACCAGCAAGGAGGAGACGCTGTGTCGGGACCCTAAGGGCAAGTGTGAGTGCCGCCCCATGGCCCTGGGAAGGCCACCTGGTCCCCGGGCCCAGGACCCATCATGCCTGCTTTCTCTCACAGATGGCTACGTGCCCAGGACAGCCCTCCTGCCCCTGTGAGTGTCCTCACTGTGAAGGGGTGGGAGAGTGGCAGCCAGGGCGCCCATGCTAACCCAACTGTGCTCTCTGCCAGGGAGATGGAGGTGTACGATGATGTCGGCTTCTGGGGTATGTGGGTGCTGCAGGAGGTTGAGGGGCCATGGTGGCAACGGGGAAGGGCTGCTCACTACTGTACTTCTGGGGAGAGGGGTCCATGGAAGTCCCACTTCCTCGGCAGACCCTCTGGAGAACCCACTATGCCCCGGGGGACCATAAAGCCCACAGGCCTGGGAGCTCAGGACAGCCACCAGCCCAGCACCTGCTCACCGAGGGGCCCCAGACTACAGCTTGACAAAGTCACAGGTTTCCATCTGGCCACATAAAATACCTCTTTGAGCAATCATTGTTTCTTGTCTCTTCTTTCCTCCTGACTGGAATGCACAATGCAGAAAAGGCACAGGAAGCCACGTGATCAAATGCCAGGGAGCAAGTGTGTCTCTGGGGGTACCCCATCCCATGGTCTCATACCTCAGGGATCAAGGTGGGAGGCACCATGGGTGATCAGATGCTAGGAAAGGGGATGGAGAGGGGAGCTGAGCAGGATGTGCACTCACACCCCGCAACCCTCCACATCCAACAAGGACAGCAGCAGCTGGGAGCTGAAAGGCTGCACA from Nycticebus coucang isolate mNycCou1 chromosome 3, mNycCou1.pri, whole genome shotgun sequence carries:
- the PRAM1 gene encoding PML-RARA-regulated adapter molecule 1, giving the protein MESQQDFRTLQAKFQVSQAEPSELPKKPPKPEFNKLKKFPPPELSEQPKKPLQLESSAVSLKPLQPEFPDLPKKPSKPEFSELSKKFPQLEATEFPKKPPQPEFADLPKSPQLDGTQFSRKSPQPEVSEAPRNALLLEPSTLVLKTLQPELCKPARPPSEPKFSAFPRKLQQPESSETTLKPSQPKFSTFPKKPPQPELNVHSRKPPQPQVGGLPKKSLPQPDFSEAPQTTLSKPESSELHPQSQQPNFSAFPIKTPQPLLSDLPQKPSQPQVSGLPKKSLPQPELSEAPQTTLWKPEPSEPQPLSPKPNFSSFPKKPPQPEFNAYPRKPPQPQVSGLPKKSLPQPDFSEAPQRTLSKPESSELHPHFPKPDFNAFPKKALQPLLSNLPQKPPQPEFGDLTRTSSEPEVGVLPKRPRQPELKVLSKAALQPELGGLPRTSSEPEFSSLPRRFPQPEGRRPPRKFSQPEPNKHLQAEIFSYLPRKPLLPSSISESSLPTAVAGSSHPGFGAAGTPRWRSGGLKPGQPPRRRPLPSVSSLGPPPAKPPLPPSSLDIQSFQRLSRAAADLHRTRSSTGIHFQAPQSEDIPQDLEEIYETYNDVEPTDNSSPSPKGRGEMPWTQQATRRPSQDPVPRKEKASQPQHLPPTDPKLLKQIRKAEKAEREFRKKFKFEGEIVVHTKMMIDPNAKTRRGGGKHLGIRRGEILEVIEFTSKEETLCRDPKGKYGYVPRTALLPLEMEVYDDVGFWDPLENPLCPGGP